One Pseudonocardia abyssalis DNA segment encodes these proteins:
- a CDS encoding anti-sigma factor antagonist (This anti-anti-sigma factor, or anti-sigma factor antagonist, belongs to a family that includes characterized members SpoIIAA, RsbV, RsfA, and RsfB.): MEELMTIDRAEVRGFVVVHVRGEVDALTVDRLGDAVTTALGGGRPVVIDLTDVRFLDSAGLATLVRVTQESEDRGEPLRIAVDENRPVVRPIEITGLEGVLALYDSVDDATAAPA, encoded by the coding sequence GTGGAGGAGCTGATGACGATCGACCGGGCGGAGGTCCGGGGGTTCGTCGTGGTGCACGTCCGCGGCGAGGTCGACGCGCTGACCGTCGACCGGCTCGGCGACGCCGTCACCACGGCTCTGGGCGGCGGACGCCCGGTCGTCATCGACCTCACCGACGTCCGGTTCCTCGACTCGGCGGGGCTCGCGACGCTGGTCCGCGTCACGCAGGAGAGCGAGGACCGCGGCGAACCACTGCGCATCGCGGTCGACGAGAACCGCCCGGTCGTCCGGCCGATCGAGATCACGGGGCTGGAGGGCGTGCTCGCCCTGTACGACTCGGTCGACGATGCCACCGCGGCACCGGCCTGA
- a CDS encoding ATP-binding protein, with translation MGSGDLDTTALQVRLLGVPAAASIVRERIRAWLDGFGWPEDEADDVVLAVHEAVCNSIEHGYDGHPAGDVEVVGERSVDGDRQRVRIVVRDEGRWRRPRSPGYRGRGIVVMRGCMAGVDVRPGDTGTEVVLVSRPVPTVRARTLPPAVTTTEVRTRLT, from the coding sequence ATGGGATCCGGAGACCTCGACACGACTGCCCTGCAGGTTCGCCTGCTCGGGGTACCAGCCGCGGCCTCGATCGTGCGCGAACGGATCCGGGCCTGGCTCGACGGGTTCGGCTGGCCCGAGGACGAGGCCGACGACGTGGTGCTCGCGGTGCACGAGGCCGTCTGCAACTCGATCGAGCACGGCTACGACGGGCACCCGGCCGGGGACGTCGAGGTCGTCGGCGAACGCAGCGTCGACGGTGACCGGCAGCGCGTCCGGATCGTCGTCCGCGACGAGGGCCGGTGGCGCCGGCCCCGCTCCCCGGGCTACCGCGGCCGCGGGATCGTCGTGATGCGCGGGTGCATGGCCGGGGTGGACGTGCGACCCGGCGACACGGGCACCGAGGTCGTCCTGGTCAGCAGGCCGGTGCCGACGGTCCGGGCCCGGACGCTCCCGCCGGCCGTCACGACGACCGAGGTGCGCACCCGGCTCACCTGA
- a CDS encoding dodecin: protein MSDHVYRVTEIVGTSPEGVDTAIRNGVKRAATTLRGLDWFEVTEVRGHIVDGEVEYFQVGLKVGFKLED, encoded by the coding sequence ATGTCTGATCACGTGTACCGAGTGACCGAGATCGTCGGAACGTCCCCCGAGGGCGTCGACACCGCGATCCGCAACGGCGTCAAGCGAGCAGCCACGACCCTGCGCGGTCTGGACTGGTTCGAGGTGACCGAGGTGCGGGGCCACATCGTCGACGGTGAGGTGGAGTACTTCCAGGTCGGCCTGAAGGTCGGTTTCAAGCTCGAGGACTGA
- a CDS encoding alpha-amylase family protein encodes MHDRWIDHAIWWHAYPLGFVGAERDALPDGTAPVHRLGRFEPWLDHLVGLGCSGLALGPVFASETHGYDTVDFFRIDPRLGDDGDFDVLVAAARERGIRILLDGVFNHVGRGFERFRAAQDGDADARRWFRWDGDRPADFEGHSRLVELNHDEPAVQQHVAAVMEHWLGRGADGWRLDAAYRVPPSFWRAVLPGVRERFPEAWFVGEVIHGDYPAIVAESGLDSVTQYELWKATWSALNDRNLFELAHALERHSTAVESFAPLTFLGNHDVTRLASRLDTPEHIGLAVAVLMTVGGVPSIYAGDEQGFTGVKEDREFGDDAVRPPFPDGPADLAPFGAPIQELHQRLIGLRRRHPWLVRARTTVEHLTNTTIAFRSSGGPGEELLTLLSVDDAAQRFPGVDDELPPHSWRVVGS; translated from the coding sequence ATGCACGACAGATGGATCGACCACGCGATCTGGTGGCACGCCTACCCGCTCGGCTTCGTCGGCGCCGAGCGCGACGCGCTGCCCGACGGCACCGCGCCCGTGCACCGGCTCGGCCGTTTCGAGCCGTGGCTGGACCACCTCGTCGGGCTGGGCTGCTCCGGGCTGGCACTGGGTCCGGTGTTCGCCTCGGAGACCCACGGCTACGACACCGTCGACTTCTTCCGCATCGACCCCCGCCTCGGCGACGACGGCGACTTCGACGTGCTCGTCGCCGCCGCGCGGGAGCGGGGGATCCGGATCCTGCTCGACGGCGTGTTCAACCATGTCGGTCGCGGGTTCGAGCGGTTCCGTGCGGCGCAGGACGGCGACGCGGACGCCCGGCGCTGGTTCCGTTGGGACGGCGACCGGCCGGCCGACTTCGAGGGCCACAGCCGGCTCGTCGAGCTGAACCACGACGAGCCCGCGGTGCAGCAGCACGTCGCCGCAGTGATGGAGCACTGGCTCGGCCGCGGCGCCGACGGCTGGCGGCTCGACGCGGCCTACCGCGTGCCGCCGTCGTTCTGGCGGGCGGTGCTGCCCGGGGTGCGCGAGCGGTTCCCCGAGGCGTGGTTCGTCGGCGAGGTGATCCACGGCGACTACCCGGCGATCGTCGCGGAGTCGGGGCTCGACTCCGTCACGCAGTACGAGCTGTGGAAGGCGACCTGGAGTGCCCTGAACGACCGCAACCTCTTCGAGCTCGCCCACGCGCTCGAGCGGCACTCGACGGCGGTGGAGTCGTTCGCGCCGCTGACGTTCCTGGGCAACCACGACGTCACCCGCCTGGCCAGCCGCCTCGACACGCCGGAGCACATCGGGCTCGCGGTCGCCGTGCTGATGACCGTCGGGGGCGTGCCGAGCATCTACGCGGGCGACGAACAGGGGTTCACCGGCGTCAAGGAGGACCGGGAGTTCGGCGACGACGCGGTACGTCCGCCGTTCCCGGACGGCCCCGCCGACCTCGCGCCGTTCGGCGCCCCGATCCAGGAGCTGCACCAGCGCCTGATCGGGCTGCGCCGCCGCCACCCCTGGCTGGTGCGGGCGCGCACCACCGTCGAGCACCTGACGAACACCACGATCGCGTTCCGGTCCTCCGGCGGGCCGGGGGAGGAGCTGCTGACTCTGCTGTCCGTCGACGACGCGGCGCAGCGGTTCCCCGGCGTGGACGACGAGCTCCCTCCGCACTCGTGGCGCGTGGTCGGATCCTGA
- a CDS encoding IclR family transcriptional regulator gives MTLLAAFGAGDTELTLAELTRRTGIPKPTAHRLIAELADWDVVERTGTGIRLGMRLFELGALAPRQRGLRETAAPFLADLFEATHETIHLAVPDGVEVVYVQKIDSRQGPVVPSRVGGRMPAYCTGVGKALLAFAPPGRLADVVDAGLVRRTPRTVVAPGHLARDLARIVERGIAEEHEESAVGIACVAAPVLDADGIAVAAVSITGWAHRLDTTRLAPAVRTAALGITRMLR, from the coding sequence ATGACGCTGCTCGCCGCGTTCGGCGCGGGCGACACCGAGCTGACACTCGCCGAGCTCACCCGGCGCACCGGGATCCCCAAGCCCACCGCGCACCGGCTGATCGCCGAGCTGGCCGACTGGGACGTCGTCGAGCGGACGGGCACGGGCATCCGGCTCGGCATGCGCCTGTTCGAGCTCGGCGCGCTCGCCCCGCGCCAGCGTGGGCTGCGCGAGACCGCCGCCCCGTTCCTCGCCGACCTGTTCGAGGCCACGCACGAGACCATCCACCTCGCCGTCCCCGACGGCGTCGAGGTCGTCTACGTCCAGAAGATCGACAGCCGGCAGGGCCCGGTCGTGCCGTCGCGGGTGGGCGGTCGGATGCCGGCCTACTGCACGGGCGTCGGGAAGGCGCTGCTGGCGTTCGCCCCGCCGGGGCGGCTCGCCGACGTCGTCGACGCCGGGCTGGTGCGGCGCACCCCGCGCACCGTCGTCGCGCCCGGGCACCTCGCCCGCGACCTCGCGCGCATCGTCGAGCGGGGCATCGCCGAGGAGCACGAGGAGTCGGCGGTGGGGATCGCGTGCGTCGCCGCCCCCGTCCTCGACGCCGACGGGATCGCCGTCGCCGCGGTGTCGATCACCGGCTGGGCCCACCGTCTCGACACCACACGCCTGGCCCCGGCCGTCCGCACCGCCGCGCTGGGCATCACGCGCATGCTCCGCTGA
- a CDS encoding MFS transporter, giving the protein MRRSAGVYFTSYGLSLLGKGIASVVLPLLVLDRTGDVLAAGLLATASMAASALTGLVSGLLVDRIDRRAVSVVSDLLAAASMAALPVVDALWGLDMAWFLALAVVGAVIRVPGMTAQETLLPALARLGRSTPGRLDRLISLRETVGNVLLLAGPGLGGLLIGLLGLSPALLLATVTTSLLAAGTTLVLDPRAGHVPRRRPGPAGGAVRRAVADLTVGWRFLFRTPLLLGATLVSAVLVAVLSSLQTTLMPAYFLGEDLPALTGLTLSALAAGGIAGSALYVATIGRIGRRTWFVTGMIGTLGGFAAVGSLASPWVVLGGAGLVGLTNAPASAVLGVLTVEATPDGMRGRVLGAQNTLMLAAPAVTAAPLAAVAATAGLPAAGVVLAVLAAATAIAALVAPAFRSLDATEPGQHLVTTGDLP; this is encoded by the coding sequence ATGCGACGCAGCGCCGGGGTCTACTTCACCTCGTACGGGCTGTCGCTGCTCGGCAAGGGCATCGCCTCGGTCGTGCTGCCGCTGCTCGTACTCGACCGCACCGGGGACGTGCTCGCCGCCGGACTGCTGGCGACCGCGTCGATGGCCGCATCCGCCCTGACCGGTCTCGTGTCGGGGCTGCTCGTCGACCGGATCGACCGCCGGGCGGTGTCGGTCGTCTCCGACCTGCTCGCGGCGGCGTCGATGGCCGCCCTGCCCGTCGTCGACGCCCTGTGGGGCCTGGACATGGCCTGGTTCCTGGCTCTGGCCGTCGTCGGCGCGGTGATCCGGGTGCCGGGGATGACCGCTCAGGAGACGCTGCTGCCCGCGCTGGCCCGGCTCGGGCGCAGCACCCCGGGCCGGCTGGACCGGCTGATCTCGCTGCGGGAGACGGTCGGCAACGTGCTGCTGCTGGCCGGGCCAGGGCTGGGCGGGCTGCTCATCGGGCTGCTCGGGCTCTCGCCCGCCCTGCTGCTCGCGACGGTCACGACGAGCCTGCTCGCCGCGGGCACCACGCTCGTGCTCGACCCGCGTGCCGGACACGTCCCGCGACGCAGGCCCGGCCCGGCCGGTGGCGCGGTGCGGCGGGCCGTCGCGGACCTGACGGTGGGGTGGCGGTTCCTGTTCCGCACCCCGTTGCTCCTGGGCGCGACCCTCGTCTCCGCGGTGCTCGTCGCCGTCCTGAGCTCGTTGCAGACCACGCTCATGCCCGCCTACTTCCTCGGCGAGGACCTGCCGGCCCTCACGGGTCTCACGCTCAGCGCGCTCGCCGCGGGCGGCATCGCCGGATCCGCGCTCTACGTCGCCACCATCGGGCGGATCGGCCGCCGCACCTGGTTCGTGACCGGGATGATCGGCACGCTGGGCGGGTTCGCCGCCGTCGGCAGCCTCGCGTCGCCGTGGGTGGTGCTCGGGGGTGCCGGACTGGTCGGGCTCACCAACGCCCCGGCGTCGGCGGTGCTCGGCGTCCTGACCGTGGAGGCCACCCCGGACGGGATGCGCGGTCGCGTGCTCGGCGCGCAGAACACGCTGATGCTCGCCGCACCCGCGGTCACCGCCGCCCCGCTCGCGGCCGTCGCCGCCACCGCCGGGCTGCCCGCGGCGGGGGTCGTCCTCGCCGTCCTCGCCGCGGCCACGGCGATCGCGGCACTCGTCGCCCCGGCGTTCCGGTCGCTCGACGCGACCGAACCCGGGCAGCACCTGGTGACCACGGGGGACCTGCCGTGA
- a CDS encoding helix-turn-helix domain-containing protein — translation MIVSWSTREIAELAGTSLRAVRHYHDVGLLEEPERRSNGYKQYGVAHLVRVLQIKRLTDLGFSLPQIAGMGDAADHPAEALRTLDAELSATIERLQRARVELGLILQRSVPTDLPPEFAPATGGGGMSEADRSFVIVLSRVLGPERLQVWADLLQNLPADAAADEFDDLPADADEETRQAVAGRLVPYIHALFAEHPGLAAPHTDAPRGARFVAETAGKALQDLYNPAQLDVLRRTKGLVGDSPGGGVQP, via the coding sequence ATGATCGTGTCCTGGAGCACCCGCGAGATCGCGGAGCTCGCCGGAACCAGCCTGCGCGCGGTCCGGCACTACCACGACGTCGGGCTGCTCGAGGAACCCGAGCGCCGGTCCAACGGCTACAAACAGTACGGGGTGGCCCACCTCGTCCGGGTGCTGCAGATCAAGCGCCTCACCGACCTCGGGTTCTCGCTGCCCCAGATCGCCGGCATGGGCGACGCCGCGGACCACCCCGCCGAGGCCCTGCGCACCCTCGACGCCGAGCTCTCCGCCACCATCGAGCGACTCCAGCGCGCCCGCGTCGAGCTCGGCCTCATCCTGCAGCGTTCCGTGCCGACCGACCTGCCTCCCGAGTTCGCCCCGGCCACCGGCGGGGGCGGGATGTCCGAGGCCGACCGCTCCTTCGTCATCGTCCTGAGCCGCGTCCTCGGGCCGGAGCGGCTGCAGGTGTGGGCCGACCTGCTGCAGAACCTCCCCGCCGATGCCGCGGCGGACGAGTTCGACGACCTGCCCGCCGACGCCGACGAGGAGACCCGCCAGGCCGTGGCCGGGCGCCTGGTCCCCTACATCCACGCGCTCTTCGCCGAGCACCCCGGCCTCGCCGCCCCGCACACCGACGCCCCGCGCGGCGCCCGCTTCGTCGCCGAGACGGCGGGCAAGGCCCTGCAGGACCTCTACAACCCCGCCCAGCTCGACGTCCTGCGCCGGACGAAGGGCCTGGTGGGCGATTCGCCGGGCGGCGGAGTGCAACCCTGA